In Halanaeroarchaeum sp. HSR-CO, one DNA window encodes the following:
- a CDS encoding phosphate uptake regulator PhoU translates to METRKAQLTGGSTFTVSLPKQWATDIDLETGDTIRLFPRDRTLIIQPAEDVTDRWAIEVDVGDRSPAEIQRTVQALYTTGFNSMTLSSARGIGEEARTIRAVARKFIGLETIESTDQTVTLQSLLDSATVSVEQSTVQLTQVALAMHADAIEALLHGDDELADLVAERDDQVDRLYAMITRHFQRSLVDLQETEELSLDQSTLYDYQTTARQLERVGDHAEKIAGLGRRFETPPDPAFAEPIREHSASARNIVERAVNTVFGNAGIDAAHDALEERDEVTDSLEALGRSLHDRDVPESHLLAPTIDSVTRTAEYGANIAETALQAAAREKTL, encoded by the coding sequence ATGGAAACACGCAAAGCACAGCTCACGGGCGGTTCGACGTTTACGGTCTCGCTTCCCAAACAATGGGCGACGGATATCGACCTGGAGACGGGCGATACGATTCGTCTCTTCCCACGCGATCGGACCTTGATCATCCAACCCGCCGAGGACGTGACCGACAGATGGGCGATCGAGGTCGACGTCGGTGACCGGTCGCCGGCGGAGATCCAGCGAACGGTACAGGCCCTGTACACGACCGGGTTCAATTCGATGACGCTGTCGTCGGCGCGCGGAATCGGCGAGGAGGCGCGAACGATTCGGGCCGTCGCGCGGAAGTTCATCGGATTGGAGACGATCGAATCGACGGACCAGACGGTGACGCTGCAGAGTCTACTCGATTCGGCGACCGTTTCGGTCGAACAGTCCACGGTACAACTCACCCAGGTCGCGCTGGCGATGCACGCGGACGCGATCGAGGCACTCCTGCATGGAGACGACGAACTCGCCGACCTCGTCGCGGAACGAGACGATCAGGTCGACCGACTGTACGCGATGATCACCCGGCACTTCCAACGGTCGCTGGTGGACCTCCAGGAGACCGAAGAACTCTCCCTCGATCAATCGACGCTCTACGACTATCAGACGACTGCTCGGCAACTGGAGCGGGTCGGTGATCACGCCGAGAAAATTGCGGGCCTCGGACGGCGATTCGAAACCCCGCCGGATCCGGCATTCGCCGAACCGATTCGCGAACACTCGGCGTCGGCGCGGAACATTGTCGAACGGGCCGTCAACACCGTCTTCGGCAACGCCGGTATCGACGCCGCCCACGACGCGCTCGAAGAACGCGACGAGGTGACCGATTCACTCGAGGCCCTCGGACGCTCGCTTCACGATCGGGACGTCCCGGAAAGCCACCTCCTGGCACCGACCATCGACAGCGTGACGCGGACGGCGGAATACGGGGCGAACATCGCGGAAACCGCACTCCAGGCGGCGGCCCGCGAGAAAACGTTGTAG
- a CDS encoding metalloregulator ArsR/SmtB family transcription factor — MDDERDLVASVEQCRVDAETRAADLTSVADSIDQTEVTAHTDVFGALSSETRYRILRYLAAIDDECCVCELAPLLDVSESAVSHALSVLVSAGLVTRRKDGRWRYYDVSQRASDLLDVVVEDSSVAVTI; from the coding sequence ATGGACGACGAGCGGGACCTGGTAGCATCGGTCGAACAGTGCAGGGTCGATGCCGAAACACGGGCAGCAGACCTCACATCGGTCGCTGATTCCATCGATCAGACCGAGGTAACCGCCCACACGGACGTGTTCGGCGCCCTGTCGAGCGAGACGCGGTATCGCATCCTCCGATATCTCGCGGCGATCGACGACGAATGCTGTGTCTGTGAACTCGCGCCGTTGCTCGACGTGAGCGAGAGTGCCGTGAGTCACGCGCTGTCGGTGCTGGTCAGTGCCGGTCTCGTCACGAGACGCAAGGACGGCCGCTGGCGATATTACGACGTCTCTCAGCGCGCATCCGACCTCCTCGACGTGGTCGTCGAGGATTCCTCCGTAGCGGTGACGATATGA
- the arsB gene encoding ACR3 family arsenite efflux transporter, with product MSDDVVGRLSFLDRYLTIWIFAAMAVGVGLGTVAPSVTRPIQGYHLVEIGLILMMYPPLAKVDYGKLPTVFRSTRILGLSLVQNWLIGPTVMFALAIVFFGGVVPGLPARPGFFLGLVFIGMARCIAMVLVWNDLADGSSEYAAGLVAFNSVFQIFTYGVYVWFFALFVPELLGLEGLAAGIDAFDITPMQVFQAIAIFLGIPFAGGILSRIVGTRTKGVAWYEETFVPTISPVTLVALLFTVIVMFAMQGERIVGQPSDVLLIAVPLTIYFVVMFFVSFAMGRGIGADYSTTTAIGFTAASNNFELAIAVAVAVFGVGSGVAFTTVVGPLIEVPVLLGLVNVALYFQRTYDWRGYTTGRLGSPAGDPPKGGD from the coding sequence ATGAGCGACGACGTCGTCGGCCGGCTGTCGTTTCTGGATCGGTATCTCACGATCTGGATCTTCGCGGCGATGGCCGTGGGAGTGGGCCTCGGGACCGTCGCCCCGTCGGTGACCCGACCGATCCAGGGGTATCACCTCGTCGAGATCGGACTCATCTTGATGATGTATCCGCCGCTGGCGAAGGTCGACTACGGGAAATTACCCACCGTCTTCCGGAGTACGAGGATCCTCGGGTTGAGCCTCGTACAAAACTGGCTCATCGGCCCGACGGTGATGTTCGCACTCGCCATCGTCTTCTTCGGCGGCGTGGTTCCAGGGTTGCCGGCCAGACCAGGGTTCTTCCTCGGACTGGTGTTCATCGGGATGGCCCGGTGTATCGCGATGGTGCTCGTCTGGAACGACCTCGCGGACGGTTCAAGCGAGTACGCCGCCGGCCTGGTCGCCTTCAACAGCGTCTTTCAGATCTTCACGTACGGGGTCTACGTCTGGTTTTTTGCCCTGTTCGTGCCCGAACTGCTCGGCCTCGAGGGACTCGCCGCAGGGATCGACGCGTTCGACATCACTCCCATGCAGGTGTTCCAGGCCATCGCCATCTTCCTCGGTATTCCCTTCGCTGGCGGCATCCTCTCGCGGATCGTCGGCACTCGCACAAAGGGCGTCGCCTGGTACGAGGAGACGTTCGTTCCGACGATCAGCCCCGTGACGCTCGTCGCCTTGCTGTTCACCGTCATCGTCATGTTCGCGATGCAGGGCGAGCGGATCGTGGGCCAGCCGAGCGACGTCCTTCTTATCGCCGTGCCACTGACCATCTACTTCGTCGTGATGTTCTTCGTGAGTTTCGCGATGGGGCGGGGCATCGGCGCGGACTACTCGACGACGACCGCCATCGGATTCACGGCCGCCTCGAACAACTTCGAACTCGCCATCGCCGTGGCCGTCGCTGTCTTCGGCGTCGGTTCCGGCGTGGCCTTCACGACCGTCGTCGGACCGCTCATCGAGGTGCCAGTGCTCCTCGGACTCGTCAACGTCGCCCTCTACTTCCAGCGGACCTACGACTGGCGAGGCTACACGACCGGTCGTCTCGGATCCCCGGCTGGCGACCCACCGAAGGGGGGCGACTGA
- a CDS encoding low molecular weight phosphatase family protein — MADTTVAFVCVQNAGRSQMAYAFAQREVSERGIGSDIELLTGGTRPADHVHEEAVEAMAAVGIDIADRTPREITIEETSESDYVITMGCSADDVCPAGWGGDNRDWNLDDPDGKSPDAVAAIRDDIQSRVRAMFDELDV; from the coding sequence ATGGCCGACACGACCGTCGCCTTCGTCTGCGTGCAGAACGCGGGCCGTTCACAGATGGCCTACGCGTTCGCCCAACGAGAGGTCAGCGAACGAGGGATCGGGAGCGATATCGAACTGCTCACCGGGGGGACGCGGCCGGCCGACCACGTCCACGAGGAGGCCGTCGAGGCGATGGCAGCGGTCGGCATCGACATCGCCGATCGGACGCCACGGGAAATCACCATCGAGGAGACGAGCGAGAGCGATTACGTCATCACGATGGGCTGTTCGGCAGACGACGTCTGTCCGGCCGGCTGGGGCGGCGACAATCGGGACTGGAACCTCGACGACCCGGACGGGAAGTCGCCCGACGCGGTCGCTGCGATCCGCGACGATATCCAGTCTCGCGTGCGTGCGATGTTCGACGAACTCGACGTCTGA
- a CDS encoding acetamidase/formamidase family protein, with product MSGDDYTVDYELSDADENVHHVWDNGLDPVLTVAPGEVVRFECRDALDGQVGPDSTAEDLANASFDPVHPLTGPVAVEGAEPGDVLVVELLEFEHKGWGFTGYMPGDMGLGLLPEEFPEAGLHVWELDDDVAHFVNDIEVPLGMFPGIAGVAPAEDGEHDTLPPRDVGGNMDVKHMTEGSTVYFPVKNEGALFSTGDCHAAQGDGEVCVTGIEAPMFVTARFELRKDVSIEQPQLETTGPFTPTGEDEPMYATTGIADDLMEATKKATRHMIDHLHEQHGLTRGEAYILCSAAMDLKISEVVDVPNWTVTAYMPESIVG from the coding sequence ATGTCCGGAGACGACTACACCGTCGACTACGAACTGAGCGACGCCGACGAGAACGTCCACCACGTCTGGGACAACGGTCTCGACCCCGTGCTCACGGTCGCACCGGGCGAGGTCGTCCGCTTCGAGTGCCGGGACGCCCTCGACGGGCAGGTCGGCCCCGATTCGACCGCCGAGGACCTCGCGAACGCGAGTTTCGACCCGGTACACCCGTTGACGGGGCCCGTCGCCGTCGAGGGGGCAGAACCCGGCGACGTCCTCGTCGTCGAGCTCCTCGAGTTCGAGCACAAGGGCTGGGGCTTCACCGGCTACATGCCCGGCGACATGGGGCTGGGGCTCCTGCCCGAGGAGTTCCCCGAAGCCGGACTCCACGTCTGGGAGCTGGACGACGACGTCGCCCACTTCGTGAACGATATCGAGGTGCCCCTGGGGATGTTCCCGGGAATCGCCGGCGTCGCGCCGGCCGAGGACGGCGAGCACGATACGCTCCCGCCGCGGGACGTCGGCGGGAACATGGACGTCAAACACATGACCGAGGGGTCGACCGTCTACTTCCCCGTGAAAAACGAGGGTGCGCTGTTCTCCACCGGGGACTGCCACGCCGCACAGGGCGACGGCGAGGTGTGCGTGACGGGGATCGAGGCGCCGATGTTCGTCACCGCGCGCTTCGAGCTCAGAAAAGACGTGTCGATCGAACAGCCCCAACTGGAGACCACCGGGCCGTTCACCCCGACGGGGGAGGACGAGCCGATGTACGCGACGACCGGCATCGCCGACGACCTGATGGAAGCGACGAAGAAGGCCACGCGTCACATGATCGACCACCTTCACGAGCAACACGGGTTGACTCGTGGCGAGGCGTACATCCTCTGTTCGGCCGCGATGGACCTGAAGATCAGCGAGGTCGTCGACGTCCCCAACTGGACGGTGACCGCGTACATGCCCGAGAGCATCGTCGGGTGA
- a CDS encoding universal stress protein has protein sequence MAPAHVLVPLDGSPLAADALAFALETFECRTTVLNVVTPLDRPMSEGGVLDADERQEAARKRADRLIEQAKGRAQEAGRAVETEIETGDPANTILEFVEEYDVDHVVMGGHGGPESGLARRLLGTVATRVVGETPVTVTVVR, from the coding sequence ATGGCACCGGCTCACGTTCTGGTCCCGCTCGACGGCTCGCCGCTCGCGGCGGACGCGCTCGCGTTCGCCCTGGAGACCTTCGAGTGTCGGACGACGGTGCTGAACGTCGTGACGCCACTGGACCGACCGATGAGCGAGGGTGGCGTCCTCGACGCCGACGAACGCCAGGAGGCGGCCCGGAAACGTGCCGACCGCCTGATCGAGCAGGCAAAAGGCCGGGCCCAGGAAGCGGGACGCGCCGTCGAGACCGAGATCGAAACGGGGGATCCCGCCAACACTATCCTCGAATTCGTCGAAGAATACGACGTCGATCACGTCGTGATGGGTGGCCACGGGGGGCCGGAAAGCGGCCTCGCCCGGCGACTCCTGGGGACGGTCGCGACGCGCGTGGTCGGGGAGACACCGGTGACCGTGACCGTCGTCAGGTGA
- a CDS encoding inorganic phosphate transporter produces the protein MIGTVFWVLVVLATVTSLATAWTLGANSNSPPFAPAIGANAISTMRAAFLIGILAFLGALTQGGSISETVGAGLIDGVAITSLAATAGLLTATAFMAFGIYSGYPVPAAFATTGAMVGVGLSLGGTPVFDTYRRIATFWALVPPVSGTLAYLTATLLRRDDIPETVSIPLLAGLVGGIVANVQLSIIPAAGDATQNSIAGFAGDLVSVPAIGGVDPVVVAVTVAIAAGSFQYIRVQTQASVDRGIKMFLVVLGSVVAFSSGGSQVGLATGPLENLYRAELGLPGIVLLLLGAIGILGGAWMGAPRLLQATSREYAQLGIRRSIAALVPGFVIAQLAIALGIPISFNNIIISGVIGGGLAGGSAGVSRRKIGVTVTFWLLTLFSSVVVGFGVYRLFAWLLGV, from the coding sequence ATGATCGGTACGGTCTTCTGGGTGTTGGTCGTCCTCGCGACGGTCACCAGTCTGGCCACGGCGTGGACACTCGGGGCGAACAGCAACTCCCCTCCGTTCGCTCCGGCGATCGGCGCCAATGCGATCTCGACGATGCGTGCCGCGTTCCTCATCGGCATCCTGGCATTCCTCGGCGCGCTCACTCAGGGCGGCAGCATTTCCGAGACGGTCGGTGCGGGCCTCATCGACGGCGTCGCCATCACCTCGCTAGCGGCGACGGCGGGGCTGTTGACCGCGACGGCGTTCATGGCCTTCGGCATCTACTCTGGCTATCCGGTGCCGGCGGCGTTCGCCACCACCGGCGCGATGGTCGGTGTCGGACTCTCGCTGGGCGGGACGCCCGTCTTCGATACCTACCGACGGATCGCCACGTTCTGGGCCCTCGTCCCGCCGGTCTCGGGCACGTTAGCGTACCTCACAGCCACCCTGTTGCGTCGGGACGACATCCCCGAGACGGTAAGTATCCCACTGCTGGCGGGACTGGTGGGCGGGATCGTCGCGAACGTCCAGTTGAGCATCATCCCCGCCGCGGGCGACGCCACTCAGAACTCGATCGCCGGGTTCGCCGGCGACCTCGTGTCGGTCCCTGCGATCGGCGGCGTCGACCCCGTGGTCGTCGCGGTGACGGTCGCCATCGCCGCCGGAAGCTTCCAGTATATCCGCGTTCAGACGCAGGCGTCCGTCGACCGTGGGATCAAGATGTTCCTCGTGGTCCTCGGGAGCGTCGTCGCGTTCTCGAGCGGCGGGAGTCAGGTCGGACTGGCGACCGGCCCGCTCGAAAATCTCTATCGGGCCGAACTCGGCCTCCCTGGCATCGTTTTGCTGTTGCTCGGTGCGATCGGTATCCTCGGTGGTGCCTGGATGGGTGCGCCCCGGCTACTCCAGGCCACCTCACGGGAGTACGCCCAGCTCGGCATCCGTCGATCGATCGCCGCGCTGGTCCCGGGCTTCGTGATCGCCCAGCTCGCGATCGCCCTGGGCATCCCCATCTCGTTCAACAACATCATCATCTCCGGGGTGATCGGCGGCGGCCTCGCCGGCGGGTCGGCCGGCGTCTCCCGCCGAAAGATCGGCGTCACCGTCACGTTCTGGCTGCTCACCCTCTTCTCCTCGGTGGTCGTCGGGTTCGGTGTCTACCGGCTCTTCGCGTGGCTCCTCGGCGTGTAG
- a CDS encoding universal stress protein, translating into MHERGSDRPVLVGASNPSVVQQLVRTAGDLARLGSGRVRIVTVAVKPPDSPFGVFTDETIVREFATESHELLAEVQAPPEITVERDVIAARTAAKGLLEAVESVDPVALVIGWQGPTSRSDAVLGTTVDTLVERARCDLYVERVGREADGVDSILLPVAGGPHVGAAATIAAAIAVRNDARVTVFTVADQAADGDQASRFVEEGKTAIEATPGATPLVESGVVRATDVGDAIVDESSGHDIVVMGATRKGSLRRKIAGSVPRRIVERIDGTVVLARDSDTVDHAHGLRSSLRR; encoded by the coding sequence ATGCACGAGCGGGGCTCGGACAGGCCAGTGCTGGTCGGTGCCAGTAACCCGTCGGTCGTCCAGCAACTGGTCCGGACCGCCGGCGACCTCGCTCGTCTCGGTTCGGGACGGGTACGGATCGTGACCGTGGCCGTAAAGCCACCCGACTCGCCGTTCGGCGTCTTCACCGACGAGACCATCGTCCGCGAGTTCGCCACGGAGAGCCACGAACTCCTCGCGGAGGTACAGGCACCGCCCGAAATCACCGTGGAGCGTGACGTGATCGCCGCACGAACGGCCGCGAAGGGGCTCCTCGAGGCAGTCGAATCAGTCGATCCCGTCGCACTGGTCATCGGCTGGCAGGGCCCCACGAGTCGCTCCGACGCGGTCCTCGGGACGACCGTCGATACGCTCGTCGAACGCGCCCGGTGTGATCTCTACGTCGAACGGGTGGGACGGGAAGCGGATGGCGTCGATTCGATTTTGCTGCCGGTCGCCGGTGGCCCGCACGTCGGTGCGGCAGCAACGATCGCAGCCGCCATCGCTGTTCGGAACGATGCGCGCGTGACGGTGTTTACAGTTGCCGACCAGGCGGCCGACGGAGACCAGGCGAGCCGATTCGTCGAGGAGGGGAAAACAGCGATCGAGGCTACCCCGGGCGCGACGCCACTCGTCGAATCGGGCGTTGTCAGGGCGACGGACGTGGGTGACGCCATCGTCGACGAATCGAGTGGGCACGATATCGTGGTCATGGGTGCGACACGGAAGGGATCGTTGCGGCGGAAGATCGCCGGATCGGTTCCCCGGAGGATCGTCGAACGAATCGACGGCACCGTCGTCCTCGCCCGGGATAGCGACACCGTCGACCACGCGCACGGACTTCGTTCGTCACTTCGGCGATGA
- a CDS encoding polysaccharide deacetylase family protein — MDLPDQRRRAVEPYLKFVRLIEDDVPLDTRVAHILDEFTESEFEELADHLGAADVQAGVSVPTVHLQRAWVRDAISDLAADGHSIVLHGQLHTSYMETSYETAHDELSAAIDTIQAEIGERPVGFHVPYSRVSSETVRAAADLGVEWIVGDLSDDETAVSQGSPAIVTPLRPYDLHRLERGTDPERVFDAIADEASDSSLLLFHPNILASYDSLSTFGSWIADRVLRSPDDLVSKTGDGPGLLLDVFPPFTVAKSLS, encoded by the coding sequence ATGGATCTTCCGGACCAGCGACGACGCGCTGTCGAACCGTACCTCAAATTCGTCCGTTTGATCGAAGACGACGTCCCGCTCGATACCCGGGTCGCACACATCCTGGACGAATTCACCGAATCGGAATTCGAGGAACTTGCCGATCATCTGGGGGCGGCCGACGTCCAGGCCGGTGTCTCGGTTCCGACGGTGCACCTCCAGCGTGCGTGGGTACGTGACGCCATCAGCGACCTCGCCGCCGATGGGCATTCGATCGTGCTCCACGGTCAGCTCCATACCTCGTACATGGAGACGTCGTACGAGACGGCACACGACGAATTATCGGCGGCCATCGATACGATCCAGGCGGAAATCGGTGAGCGACCGGTGGGCTTTCACGTCCCCTATAGTCGCGTGAGTTCGGAGACCGTGCGTGCGGCAGCGGATCTCGGCGTCGAGTGGATCGTCGGCGACCTCTCGGACGACGAAACAGCCGTTTCGCAGGGGTCTCCGGCCATCGTGACGCCGCTGCGCCCGTACGACCTCCACCGACTCGAGCGGGGAACGGATCCGGAGCGAGTATTCGACGCGATTGCGGACGAGGCGAGTGACTCCTCGCTGTTGTTGTTCCATCCGAACATCCTGGCCTCCTACGATAGCCTCTCGACGTTCGGGTCGTGGATCGCCGATCGAGTCCTCCGGTCGCCGGACGACCTCGTCTCGAAGACGGGGGATGGCCCTGGTCTGTTGCTCGACGTTTTTCCACCGTTCACCGTCGCGAAGTCGTTATCGTGA
- a CDS encoding MFS transporter, translated as MDDNDRSIIGFLMVGHGMVHTYELSIPILLTAWLQEFSTSVAILGGAATVGYGLFGVGALPGGILVDRYGSKRLVIAGIAGMGASFVLLSVAPGVVAITAALALWGAAASVYHPAGLTLISNGVQDRGRGFAYHGMGGNVGIAAGPLVTALVLLAFDWRIVTVLLAVPALVATLYGLTVSFDPTAAVEFDTEADRSPPPTLETFTSETRRLFTLGFLVVFVIVSLNGLYYRGILTFLPDLLGDFLTTSVGDVSPGIFGPDSQFAGEFDMSRYLYAGLLTVGIAGQYLGGRLSDALEPDRGLVFVLVGLTVLALAFVPVAGMGLGGLLVASFVLGLILFAVQPLNQATIAKYSMPEARGLSFGYTYLAIFGIGALGASIVGLVLTYATVDVMFVVLALFSFASTVLALFLVSR; from the coding sequence GTGGACGACAACGATCGCTCGATAATCGGCTTCCTGATGGTCGGCCACGGGATGGTCCACACGTACGAGTTGTCGATTCCAATCCTCCTGACGGCCTGGCTTCAGGAGTTCTCGACCAGCGTCGCCATCCTGGGCGGGGCGGCGACGGTCGGTTACGGGCTATTCGGCGTGGGAGCGCTCCCGGGCGGTATCCTCGTCGATCGGTACGGCTCGAAGCGTCTCGTCATTGCGGGAATCGCCGGGATGGGCGCCTCATTCGTGCTCCTCAGCGTCGCACCAGGGGTCGTCGCCATCACGGCCGCCCTGGCCCTCTGGGGAGCCGCCGCGAGCGTGTATCACCCAGCGGGACTGACGCTCATCAGCAACGGCGTCCAGGACCGGGGACGAGGGTTCGCCTACCACGGAATGGGAGGCAACGTCGGTATCGCGGCTGGTCCCCTGGTGACCGCTCTCGTGTTGCTCGCCTTCGACTGGCGCATCGTGACCGTTCTCCTCGCGGTACCGGCACTGGTGGCCACGCTCTATGGACTGACCGTCTCGTTCGATCCCACGGCCGCCGTGGAGTTCGACACCGAAGCGGACCGGAGTCCGCCACCCACACTCGAAACGTTCACGAGTGAAACGCGGCGACTCTTTACCCTCGGCTTTCTCGTCGTGTTCGTCATCGTCTCGCTGAATGGACTGTACTATCGGGGAATCCTCACCTTCCTGCCCGACCTGCTCGGGGACTTTCTCACGACGTCGGTCGGCGACGTGAGTCCCGGGATATTCGGACCAGACAGTCAGTTTGCAGGCGAGTTCGACATGTCCCGGTACCTCTACGCAGGGCTGCTCACGGTGGGTATCGCGGGGCAGTACCTCGGCGGTCGATTGTCTGACGCGCTCGAACCCGATCGAGGCCTGGTCTTCGTTCTCGTGGGTCTGACGGTGTTGGCACTGGCATTCGTGCCGGTCGCGGGGATGGGGCTCGGCGGCTTGCTCGTGGCGAGTTTCGTGCTCGGACTGATCCTGTTCGCCGTGCAACCCCTCAACCAGGCGACGATCGCCAAATACTCGATGCCCGAGGCCCGCGGCCTGTCCTTCGGCTATACCTACCTCGCCATATTCGGCATCGGGGCACTCGGCGCGTCGATCGTGGGACTCGTACTGACCTACGCGACCGTCGACGTGATGTTCGTCGTCCTCGCACTATTCTCCTTCGCGTCGACAGTGCTGGCGCTCTTCCTCGTTTCACGATAA
- a CDS encoding SDR family oxidoreductase, which yields MDLELEDRRALVFAASKGLGRAAATELSRNGAEVTIASRDPENLATARDHIVTEAGVEPTRVHTLQCDLAVPADIETTIAAAVDAMGGLDVLVTNHGGPPVQSIAETDLETLDRTYEQVLRSTVLALKNALPELVRGSADAAVVNIVSATAAEPMAEDVLQAAFRPGIYALSKSLAEEYGPKGVRVNAVCPRGIVTDRLEDKIELLAEREDISTDAARKRRAAELPIRRLGDPPSFGKAVAFLSSPAADFVTGETLALDGGWLDGMSP from the coding sequence ATGGACCTCGAGCTCGAGGACCGGCGAGCGCTAGTATTCGCGGCGAGTAAAGGATTGGGTCGGGCCGCCGCGACGGAACTGTCCCGGAACGGGGCAGAAGTTACCATCGCGTCCCGTGATCCGGAGAACCTCGCTACCGCGAGAGATCACATCGTCACGGAGGCCGGCGTCGAACCCACCCGGGTCCACACACTGCAGTGTGATCTCGCAGTTCCCGCCGACATCGAGACGACCATCGCCGCTGCCGTGGACGCGATGGGGGGACTCGACGTGCTGGTTACCAATCACGGCGGACCGCCGGTCCAGTCGATCGCGGAGACCGACCTGGAGACCCTGGACCGGACCTACGAACAGGTGCTCCGGAGCACGGTGCTCGCGCTCAAGAACGCCCTCCCGGAACTCGTTCGTGGTTCTGCCGACGCGGCCGTCGTCAATATCGTCTCCGCGACGGCGGCCGAACCGATGGCCGAAGACGTACTCCAGGCGGCGTTCCGGCCAGGAATCTACGCCCTCTCGAAGAGTCTCGCCGAAGAGTACGGGCCGAAGGGAGTTCGGGTTAACGCGGTCTGTCCCAGGGGGATCGTCACCGACCGACTCGAGGACAAGATCGAATTGCTTGCCGAGCGAGAAGACATCTCGACCGACGCAGCGAGGAAACGACGTGCGGCGGAGTTGCCGATTCGTCGACTGGGTGACCCCCCGTCGTTCGGGAAGGCGGTCGCGTTTCTTTCGTCCCCGGCTGCCGACTTCGTCACGGGCGAGACACTGGCCCTGGACGGCGGATGGCTCGACGGAATGTCTCCGTAA
- a CDS encoding IclR family transcriptional regulator, with translation MDAPDSRRSVKTAAKTFEILETIRDNDGMRLSELASELDVAKSTLHRYLQTLVDLEYLVTNGHRYHIGLRFLDLGEHARNRVQGSHLISRKVSDLAVETDERAQFIVEEHGSAVYLYRETGSNAVQTDPGIGKRIDLHSTAAGKAIMAEWPDDAVERFCERGGLPARTEQTITDPEVLMDEVRKIREQGYSVNTQENIDGLRAMGVPVSGQEGDVIGAFSVSGPLNRMKGEWFETELPDLLRGIANEIELNLRYS, from the coding sequence ATGGACGCACCGGACTCCCGACGGTCGGTGAAAACTGCGGCGAAGACGTTCGAGATCCTCGAAACGATTCGGGACAACGACGGGATGCGCCTCTCGGAACTCGCATCGGAACTGGACGTCGCGAAAAGTACCCTCCATCGGTATCTTCAGACGCTCGTCGACCTGGAGTATCTCGTGACGAACGGCCATCGCTATCACATCGGTCTGCGATTTCTCGACCTCGGTGAACACGCCCGCAATCGGGTGCAAGGCTCACACCTTATCAGTCGGAAAGTCAGCGATCTGGCCGTCGAAACCGACGAACGTGCGCAGTTCATCGTCGAGGAACACGGGAGTGCAGTCTACCTCTACCGCGAGACCGGGAGCAACGCGGTCCAGACCGATCCGGGAATCGGCAAGCGTATCGACCTCCATTCGACGGCCGCGGGGAAGGCGATCATGGCCGAATGGCCAGACGACGCCGTCGAGCGGTTCTGTGAGCGAGGCGGCCTTCCGGCGCGGACCGAGCAGACGATCACCGATCCCGAGGTCCTCATGGACGAGGTCCGAAAGATCCGGGAGCAAGGCTATTCGGTGAACACCCAGGAGAACATCGATGGACTACGAGCCATGGGAGTCCCCGTGTCGGGGCAGGAGGGGGACGTCATCGGGGCGTTTAGCGTCTCGGGCCCACTCAACAGGATGAAAGGCGAGTGGTTCGAGACGGAGCTCCCCGACCTGTTGCGAGGTATTGCGAACGAGATCGAACTCAACCTCCGGTACTCCTGA